One window of Scylla paramamosain isolate STU-SP2022 chromosome 47, ASM3559412v1, whole genome shotgun sequence genomic DNA carries:
- the LOC135094998 gene encoding WW domain-binding protein 2-like codes for MSVNTAHAGKGVLIYAGECIILFCDHVTMEFGGSLPPEMRGSKTGRLYLTSHRFIFNNKDHKDRLQSFAAPFFSLEQVELEQPVFGANYIKGTVNAQPNGGWTGQAKFKLTFKHGGAIEFGQAMLKVASMASRNMQQAGYAPNAPPPYTPPTGTWTQAPPPAYAPPAGGYYGWAPPVNTFPDRPPADGVYMYDAPPPYPGLGFQNSTPAATGFSAADAKAQEAAQSAYYDPSNPQYAYVPPPAYSESPPSYDVATKKTQ; via the exons ATGTCTGTGAACACGGCGCACGCTGGCAAGGGCGTCCTTATTTACGCCGGGGAATG CATCATCCTGTTCTGTGACCATGTGACAATGGAGTTTGGTGGGTCGCTGCCGCCTGAGATGCGCGGCAGCAAGACGGGCCGGCTGTACCTCACATCCCACCGCTTCATCTTCAACAACAAGGACCACAAGGACAGGCTGCAGTCCTTTGCCgcccccttcttctctctcgaGCAG GTTGAGTTGGAGCAGCCCGTGTTTGGTGCCAACTACATCAAGGGCACCGTCAACGCTCAGCCCAACGGAGGATGGACTGGCCAGGCCAAGTTCAAGCTAACCTTCAAGCATGGCGGGGCCATTGAGTTTGGCCAGGCCATGCTCAAGGTGGCCTCCATGG CCTCCAGGAACATGCAGCAGGCCGGCTATGCTCCCAATGCCCCACCGCCCTACACCCCACCTACAGGCACCTGGACCCAGGCACCACCCCCAGCCTATGCACCCCCAGCAGGCGGCTACTATGGCTGGGCTCCTCCCGTCAACACCTTCCCAGACCGGCCCCCAG CGGACGGTGTGTACATGTATGATGCGCCGCCACCGTACCCCGGCCTGGGCTTCCAGAACAGCACGCCGGCTGCCACAGGCTTCTCTGCTGCAG ATGCCAAGGCCCAGGAAGCAGCTCAGAGTGCCTACTATGACCCCAGCAACCCCCAGTATGCATATGTGCCACCTCCAGCTTAT AGTGAGTCACCTCCCTCATATGATGTTGCAACCAAGAAGACTCAGTGA